One segment of Anopheles stephensi strain Indian chromosome 3, UCI_ANSTEP_V1.0, whole genome shotgun sequence DNA contains the following:
- the LOC118511386 gene encoding ubiquitin carboxyl-terminal hydrolase 47 codes for MVCAKDDQTLCTIRDVRPDATQKRFSVTVRPHYTVATLYEDVRLQTAYSDFELNLIGTETDEQIPLHERQQEKLSDVGIKFGTVNNLHIVPRITNPPYLLTVDDMYSDDDLALGASASPVESGNYNIPEPSQIQPPMLQRFNNDLEIQHSVKSNSLPAIAAPPPPVNSMSGGSIISNGFHHHHHHGDGGGEGGGGGGGGGVGRGRRIGGDGGESERAPHFRGLVNQAMTCYLNSLLQGLYMTPEFRNALYNWEFDGEDEAKSIPYQLQKLFVNLQTSPKSAVETTDLTRSFGWDSAEGWQQHDIQELCRVMFDALEHKFKRTEQADLINRLYQGHMIDYVKCLECNTEKQREDKFLDIPLPVRPFGSAVANECVEDALQGFVKPEILNESNQYFCDTCNKKCDAHKGLKFTKFPYILTLHLKRFDFDYQSFHRIKLNDKVTFPELLNLNHFVSSTPSSDYKLTTSTIAAAAAAAAAESSSTNGAVNGNGPIMMETAENFMKSDECSTTDSGSALEEDSSFQNGGTSVSSTTTTPNDQFMAQDDDEGIDMDLTTNGDSKSSPMNGSFNAPGPYKYELFAIMIHAGSASGGHYYAYIKDFKSGRWFSFNDQTVLPITQEDIHKSYGGGSYKTSYTGAYTSSTNAYMLMYRQINSEKNALPISEEQFPEHIKRLVMKIRANEGNHSRDHLDMTRITVAYANPRTRTVKGQRMAVFTSSTLAETVQEAIRVLHLKGTVPVERCRLVGYDSNAHTIERSFEGHEDKSIDEVMRMLKRCDALLLEVRDEGETFEEYLVQGVMTKVYRVDVNARDVEGPLSIRVNLSQTVAQYRAVIARKLKLNPKTILIGMTVHKDSAKLLQNDDATLEDEHFIEYCKVFVTTAPQQTGDDPEQYCARFRSFMQRLDHLVSLYLVLPNMEPDTLESLSIPRLSKETLATIAGADYPTAVAGTGDSNSEDSSLSDNDRTLVEDDFVHIKLNGDLHLTNGGNGAALSNGAKRTTTNGGFKNDDDNDEEDEDAKLAEMLQECRAQEYYFKVTPLDTTTPAGSSSNGSSTNGNTADDSSSTRSHSNSTDSQKLVQVLIDKRSCNAYLKYRLQSHLQISMDYFKVFSSDVLCPTNDSANLLKELDYKDDDRLSLELGRVLRKGEYKLNVSYVNVNEMTEEMDNTAFLCTTIVKNGDLIGQIKADILASLPATLGEAAKKYAHLHSNNCRLRRKGIKYLSTVYKDDERIGKEITMLSSVDVFLQEVDDLASLTPIDLNDVVLLLRRWYPSEMKLGKFQEILFTDKLELTKQLSRISGIPEENVEYVKIPQTSLHRDSVLNIQNGLQWTSTPQHADDCQIYCVGTLLYYRDSKEPLKELTPEERKELTKKDGRTNSTYSPRKERALKIYLDASPKKADD; via the exons ATGGTATGCGCCAAGGACGACCAAACGCTCTGCACCATCAGAGACGTCCGGCCAGACGCAACACAGAAACGCTTTTCCGTAACGGTCCGTCCGCACTATACCGTCGCGACGCTGTACGAGGATGTAAGGCTACAGACGGCATACAGTGACTTCGAGCTAAATCTAATCGGTACCGAAACAGACGAACAG ATCCCATTGCACGAAAGGCAGCAGGAGAAGCTTTCCGATGTTGGCATAAAGTTTGGAACCGTGAACAACCTACACATCGTTCCGCGGATCACCAATCCACCATACTTG CTGACCGTAGATGATATGTACTCCGATGACGACCTGGCCCTAGGTGCATCGGCAAGTCCGGTCGAGTCCGGTAATTACAACATCCCCGAACcgtcgcaaattcagccaccGATGCTGCAGCGCTTCAACAACGACCTCGAAATTCAACATTCTGTCAAGAGCAACAGTTTGCCCGCGATTGCAGCACCCCCACCACCGGTTAACAGCATGAGCGGCGGAAGCATCATCAGTAACggcttccaccaccaccaccaccacggtgatggtggtggcgagggaggaggcggcggcggcggcggcggcgtcgGACGGGGCAGAAGAATTGGTGGCGATGGGGGGGAGAGCGAGCGGGCGCCACACTTTCGCGGGCTCGTCAACCAGGCGATGACCTGCTATCTGAACAGTCTGCTGCAGGGCCTGTACATGACGCCCGAGTTCCGCAACGCACTGTACAACTGGGAGTTTGACGGTGAGGACGAGGCCAAGTCGATCCCGTACCAGCTGCAGAAGCTGTTCGTCAATCTGCAAACGTCGCCGAAGTCGGCGGTCGAGACGACGGATCTGACGCGTAGCTTCGGCTGGGATTCGGCCGAAGGCTGGCAGCAGCACGACATCCAGGAGCTGTGCCGTGTGATGTTTGATGCGCTTGAGCACAAGTTCAAGCGCACGGAACAGGCGGACCTGATCAATCGGCTGTACCAGGGCCACATGATCGATTACGTCAAGTGTCTCGAGTGTAACACGGAGAAGCAGCGTGAGGACAAGTTCCTGGACATACCGTTGCCGGTCCGCCCGTTCGGCAGTGCCGTTGCGAACGAGTGTGTCGAGGATGCGCTTCAGGGCTTTGTGAAGCCAGAAATTCTGAACGAAAGCAACCAGTACTTCTGCGACACGTGCAACAAAAAGTGCGACGCGCACAAGGGACTGAAGTTTACCAAGTTCCCGTACATCTTGACGCTGCACCTGAAGCGGTTCGATTTCGACTACCAATCGTTTCATCGAATCAAGCTGAACGACAA GGTAACCTTTCCCGAGCTGCTAAATTTGAACCATTTCGTTAGCTCGACGCCCTCGTCCGATTACAAGCTCACGACCAGCACGATTGCTGCTGCGGCAGCTGCCGCCGCTGCCGAATCTTCCTCCACCAATGGGGCCGTCAATGGTAACGGTCCGATCATGATGGAGACGGCCGAAAACTTTATGAAGTCGGACGAATGCAGCACGACGGACAGTGGGTCGGCACTGGAGGAGGACTCCTCCTTCCAGAATGGCGGTACTTCCGTATCATCGACGACTACCACACCGAATGATCAGTTTATGGCGCAG GATGACGATGAAGGCATCGATATGGATTTGACGACCAACGGCGACAGCAAATCGTCACCGATGAACGGCAGCTTCAATGCACCGGGCCCGTACAAGTATGAGCTGTTTGCCATCATGATACACGCGGGCAGCGCTTCCGGCGGTCATTATTACGCGTACATCAAGGACTTCAAGAGTGGACGTTGGTTCTCGTTCAACGATCAAACTGTTCTGCCG ATCACGCAAGAGGACATTCACAAATCGTACGGAGGTGGATCGTACAAAACGTCCTACACCGGTGCGTACACGTCCAGCACGAATGCCTACATGCTGATGTATCGGCAAATCAATAGCGAGAAGAATGCTCTACCGATCTCGGAGGAACAGTTTCCCGAGCATATTAAG CGCTTGGTAATGAAAATTCGGGCCAACGAAGGCAACCACAGCCGAGACCATCTGGACATGACTCGAATCACGGTGGCGTACGCAAACCCACGGACGCGTACCGTTAAAGGGCAACGGATGGCAGTGTTTACCAGCTCGACACTGGCCGAAACGGTACAGGAAGCGATTCGAGTGCTTCATCTGAAGGGTACGGTACCGGTCGAACGCTGCCGGCTGGTCGGATACGATAGCAATGCGCATACGATTGAGCGTAGCTTCGAGGGCCATGAGGATAAATCG ATTGACGAAGTGATGAGAATGCTGAAACGCTGCGACGCCCTACTGTTGGAGGTACGGGACGAAGGTGAAACGTTCGAGGAATACTTGGTGCAAGGCGTTATGACCAAG GTGTACCGAGTGGACGTGAATGCACGTGACGTGGAGGGTCCGCTGTCGATACGAGTCAACCTGTCACAAACGGTAGCACAATACAGGGCTGTGATCGCGCGCAAGCTAAAGCTTAACCCGAAAACGATACTGATCGGCATGACGGTGCACAAGGACAGCGCGAAGCTGCTGCAGAACGACGACGCCACGCTCGAAGACGAACACTTTATCGAGTACTGCAAGGTGTTTGTGACGACGGCGCCGCAGCAGACGGGCGATGATCCCGAACAGTACTGCGCCCGGTTCCGCTCGTTCATGCAGCGGTTGGATCACCTGGTGTCGCTGTACCTAGTGCTGCCGAACATGGAGCCAG ACACGCTCGAGAGCCTCTCCATTCCTCGCCTATCCAAAGAGACGCTGGCTACGATAGCCGGTGCGGACTACCCAACGGCGGTTGCCGGCACCGGAGACAGCAACAGCGAGGACAGCAGCCTGAGCGATAATGACCGCACGCTGGTGGAGGATGACTTTGTCCACATTAAGCTGAACGGCGATCTGCATTTGACCAACGGTGGCAACGGAGCAGCGTTGAGCAATGGTGCCaagcgcaccaccaccaacggggGTTTCAAGAACGATGACGACAACGATGAGGAAGACGAAGATGCAAAGCTGGCGGAGATGCTGCAAGAGTGCCGAGCGCAGGAGTACTACTTTAAGGTGACACCGCTGGACACAACGACACCGgccggcagcagtagcaacggTTCGTCGACCAATGGCAACACGGCggacgacagcagcagcacacgcagccacagcaacagcacggaCAGCCAGAAGCTCGTGCAGGTGCTGATAGACAAACGGTCGTGCAATGCTTACCTGAAGTACCGGCTGCAGTCGCACCTGCAAATATCGATGGACTACTTCAAGGTGTTTTCCTCGGACGTGCTCTGCCCCACGAACGATAGCGCCAACCTGCTGAAGGAGCTGGATTACAA AGATGACGATCGCCTTTCGCTCGAACTGGGTCGTGTACTGCGCAAGGGCGAATACAAGCTGAACGTGAGCTACGTCAACGTGAACGAGATGACGGAGGAGATGGACAACACCGCGTTCCTGTGCACCACCATCGTCAAGAACGGAGATCTGATCGGTCAGATAAAGGCGGACATACTCGCCAGCCTACCCGCCACGCTCGGCGAGGCGGCCAAGAAGTATGCCCACCTGCACTCCAACAACTGTCGGCTGCGCCGCAAGGGCATCAAGTATCTGTCGACCGTGTACAAGGATGACGAGCGTATCGGCAAGGAGATTACGATGCTGTCGAGCGTTGAT GTATTTCTGCAAGAAGTTGATGATCTCGCCAGCCTCACGCCGATCGACCTGAACGatgtggtgctgctgttgagaAGATGGTACCCATCGGAGATGAAATTAGGCAAATTCCAGGAAATTCTGTTCACCG ACAAGCTCGAGCTGACCAAGCAGCTGTCCCGCATCAGCGGCATCCCGGAGGAAAACGTTGAGTACGTGAAGATCCCGCAGACGTCGCTGCACCGCGACAGTGTGCTAAACATACAGAACGGTTTACAGTGGACGTCCACGCCCCAGCATGCCGACGACTGTCAGATCTACTGTGTCGGCACACTGCTCTACTATCG CGATAGCAAAGAACCGCTAAAGGAACTAACGCCGGAGGAGCGCAAAGAACTGACGAAGAAGGACGGCCGTACCAACTCGACTTACTCGCCCCGCAAGGAACGTGCGCTTAAAATCTATCTGGATGCATCGCCCAAGAAGGCCGACGactga
- the LOC118511388 gene encoding uncharacterized protein LOC118511388, with protein sequence MEVMEEGNLMDRIPILLSRDLQYYEANQKVLQENICAGVVGGKLDFPRSASFASVKIVIWLEDEYYAAYRKNSGLLHLADALQDQQGKEPEEAAGCGGIVKSSDPEKFVILVSKSVDNLLEHIHTLSQEALDHADLTVLTATIGAAALVKNSLFVWLQCVTKNVCPPKGDEKGGSLKLSYKQYSEMTEALAERLLDLHCRLLTLYITQDADCLHWESPHPFFESERGSYTIQMWWLYMQGTKQDLWNSVPPTMAQRVFAGMLNETLTVLTVRYTQTIPSRARSPLLLVDVSNILLCVGELLPAICANGEAFVGLNLPSQSKIIRDIHAKCQELFCCLLLRGIPLGALYKVAKKGVQGGIAMFGQRQGLIVPWTIFTMPKLFPPNLNAHWAARCSELPTSTALTLELKVLLAAPQANWWLLLKVLLMREAHLSSLIFHHLIRNLPSCDNFIPSARQPSVNRDCLSKKCEGFLCGLECNDIVQWALEQNDPIGQSNYQVLMGLTYIVIMAGKTSDINKTLISALEKSKMNDWASCLDRRQVWNQKRPPWLEAILHLIYPILGPVVHMLVSAVQTTASMYQAMSLSLSCFSEMWDCIPDCLYTVTNCLTEILPAEIRPLGDSVLIQLLYIALYSKLLEVAETEAEAEAKEQAGGNAASPDVATAPVSTINMKPKSVICQTLAEAICFIDEDNKHTEQINSLISQARESQRSMGQLENDIDDAVGLASFASTSRVDDVEAFLRQTTPSVRSEEEFDVENAEYIAEMLVSDVLVTSVGKLSMKMLYQYIRKNFDWILQQLGVSDVEHNPLQPNPGQSIREERQTLIDLMFHIGHRSFDQLLSGGLDIDYTKWFQTPMSMSVEKAWLQVCQRWEFQESAKLSVHEALMVSFITSQLKP encoded by the exons ATGGAGGTTATGGAGGAAGGCAATCTTATGGACAGAATTCCGATTCTGCTCTCGCGTGATTTGCAGTACTACGAG GCAAATCAGAAAGTTCTGCAGGAGAACATTTGTGCCGGTGTGGTCGGTGGCAAGCTGGACTTTCCCCGTTCGGCTTCATTTGCGTCGGTTAAAATCGTCATTTG GTTGGAGGACGAATATTATGCGGCGTATCGTAAGAACTCGGGTTTGCTGCATCTAGCAGACGCGCTGCAAGATCAGCAGGGCAAGGAACCGGAAGAGGCGGCCGGATGCGGTGGTATCGTGAAGTCTTCCGATCCGGAAAAGTTTGTCATACTCGTTTCCAAGTCGGTGGACAATTTACTAG AACACATTCATACCTTGTCGCAGGAAGCGCTCGATCATGCGGATCTAACCGTGCTGACGGCTACAATCGGTGCGGCAGCCCTCGTGAAGAACAGCCTGTTCGTTTGGCTGCAGTGCGTCACGAAGAACGTGTGTCCCCCGAAAGGAGACGAAAAGGGTGGATCGCTGAAGCTCAGCTACAAACAGTACTCGGAGATGACGGAAGCGTTGGCCGAACGTTTGCTCGATCTGCACTGCCGACTGTTGACGCTTTACATCACCCAGGATGCGGACTGCTTGCACTGGGAAAGCCCCCATCCGTTCTTTGAGTCGGAGCGTGGTTCCTACACGATCCAGATGTGGTGGCTGTACATGCAGGGGACCAAGCAAGACCTCTGGAACTCGGTACCACCGACCATGGCCCAACGCGTCTTTGCTGGCATGCTGAACGAAACGTTAACCGTGCTGACGGTGCGGTACACGCAAACGATACCAAGCCGGGCCCGATCACCGTTACTGCTGGTCGACGTTTCCAACATTCTGCTGTGTGTCGGTGAGCTACTGCCAGCAATCTGTGCGAACGGTGAAGCTTTCGTGGGTCTTAACCTACCCAGCCAGAGCAAGATCATTCGCGATATTCACGCCAAGTGTCAGGAACTGTTCTGCTGTCTGTTGCTGCGTGGTATTCCGCTTGGCGCACTGTACAAGGTAGCGAAAAAGGGCGTACAGGGAGGGATCGCAATGTTTGGCCAGCGGCAGGGATTGATTGTGCCGTGGACCATATTCACAATGCCCAAGCTTTTTCCACCGAACCTGAACGCACACTGGGCTGCCCGTTGTTCGGAGTTGCCGACCAGCACGGCACTCACACTCGAGCTGAAGGTACTTCTAGCCGCGCCGCAAGCCAACTGGTGGCTACTGCTCAAGGTACTGCTGATGCGCGAAGCTCACCTGTCCTCGCTGATCTTTCATCATCTGATCCGCAATCTGCCGTCGTGCGATAACTTTATCCCGAGCGCTCGGCAACCATCCGTCAACCGGGACTGTCTGTCGAAGAAGTGCGAGGGATTCCTGTGCGGGTTGGAGTGCAACGATATCGTGCAGTGGGCGCTGGAACAGAATG ATCCGATCGGGCAGTCCAACTATCAGGTGCTTATGGGGCTCACCTACATCGTCATCATGGCCGGTAAGACTTCCGACATCAACAAGACGCTTATCTCGGCCCTGgagaaaagcaaaatgaaCGATTGGGCATCCTGCCTCGATCGCCGTCAGGTATGGAACCAGAAGCGTCCCCCATGGCTCGAAGCCATCCTGCATCTGATCTATCCGATCCTCGGCCCAGTCGTCCATATGCTCGTATCCGCCGTTCAAACGACGGCCAGCATGTATCAGGCGATGTCCTTATCGCTGTCCTGCTTTTCGGAGATGTGGGACTGCATTCCGGACTGTCTGTACACCGTTACCAACTGCCTTACCGAGATCCTGCCAGCCGAAATACGTCCGCTCGGTGATTCGGTGTTGATACAGCTGCTCTACATTGCACTCTACTCGAAACTGCTCGAGGTAGCGGAAACGGAAGCGGAGGCTGAAGCGAAAGAGCAGGCAGGCGGTAATGCAGCCTCCCCGGACGTAGCCACCGCTCCAGTGTCCACCATCAACATGAAACCAAAGTCGGTCATTTGTCAAACGCTGGCCGAAGCGATCTGCTTCATCGACGAGgacaacaaacacaccgaacAGATTAACTCGCTGATCAGCCAGGCGCGGGAAAGTCAGCGGTCGATGGGCCAGCTGGAGAATGACATTGATGATGCGGTGGGATTGGCCAGCTTTGCCAGCACATCGCGGGTGGACGATGTGGAAGCGTTCCTGCGCCAAACCACACCGAGCGTACGATCGGAGGAGGAGTTCGATGTGGAAAATGCGGAGTACATTGCCGAAATGCTGGTCAGCGATGTGTTGGTAACGAGCGTCGGGAAGCTGAGCATGAAGATGCTGTACCAGTACATCCGGAAGAATTTCGATTGGATTCTGCAGCAGTTGGGTGTGAGCGATGTTGAGCACAATCCGCTGCAACCGAACCCGGGCCAAAGCATTCGCGAGGAGCGGCAAACGTTGATTGACCTAATGTTTCACATTGGGCATCGATCGTTCGATCAGCTGCTGAGCGGCGGGCTGGACATTGACTACACGAAGTGGTTCCAAACGCCCATGTCGATGAGCGTAGAGAAGGCTTGGCTGCAGGTGTGTCAGCGGTGGGAGTTTCAGGAGAGCGCCAAACTGTCCGTGCATGAGGCATTGATGGTGTCGTTCATAACCTCGCAGCTGAAGCCCTAA